CGGTCTGCCGCGGCATCAAGGAGGTCATGCGGATGTACGCGGCCTCCCCGGCCGTGTCGGTGGCCCGCTACCGCCTGACCCGCGAGGTCCCCACCCTGCGGGAGGCCGAGATCGCCTCGGTGGCCCGCTACGAGCGGCTGTTCACCCGCTATCTCCTGGGCCACTTCGACGAGGGCGCCCACCGCGAGGGCGACGACGATCCGCTGCTCGCCGAGGTCGCCGCGTCCGCCGTGGTCACCGCGCACAACCACGTACTGCGGCGCTGGCTGCGGGCCGACGCCCAGGGCGATGTCGAGGCACAGCTCGACCACGCCTTCGAGATCGTCCGGGAGACCTTCGGGGCCGGCATCGGCGCGGGCCGCACCGGCAGCGGGGAGAACCCCCCGGCGGCCGTCTCGCGGGAGGGCGAGGTGCTGGTCGCGGTGGCCCGCACGGACGCCCCGCTGGACGAGGTCATGCGCACCATCCGCAAGGCCATCAAGGAACACAAGTAACGGCTCTCCGGCCGCAACCGGACAGGAACGCGGCCCGGCGCCCTTGGGCGGACCGGGCCGCGACACGGATGGCGTAACGCCCTCCCTGCGCACTCTGCGCACATACGACACTTCTTTGCGTCATCACCAGGGCTCCCATCGGCCCTCTTTCGCTCATGCGTGCCGCCCAGATGACATCTGAGAGAAATTCTTGGCACTCAGTGTCTTGTCGCCTGGCACGCGGTGTCATACGTTGAAGGTGTCCGGGCGGCCGGCGTGCTGAGATCCAACGCGCGCCGGCTGTCCCACCAGCCGTACGCGGCTGTCCGCCCGGATGCCTGCGTCACAGGCACATCCCAGCTGCCCGCTGGGCACCGCGCTCACCAGCGCTGCCAGGCTTCGCGGCCGACGGCTCTGCGACCCCCGCAGAGGCGACGGAAGCGGCGCCGCCCCGGCCGAACCGACGGCACCACCTCTGCACCACCCCCGACGTTCCCCCCAAGCCGTTTCCCTCAACGGTTCCCCGAGCTCGCCGTTCCGGTCGGGCCGGGGAGGCCCCAACCGCCGGAGGCACCCCGTGAACGAAATCCTGGACGCAATCCTTGCGCCTGACACCACCAGCGCCGACTTCGCCGGCCTGACCCTCCCCGAGTCCTACCGCGCGGTGACCGTGCACAAGGACGAGGCCGAGATGTTCGCCGGTCTGGAGAGCAAGGAGAAGGACCCCCGCAAGTCGCTGCACGTCGACGACGTGCCGGTGCCCGAACTGGGACCGGGCGAGGCGCTGGTGGCCGTGATGGCCTCCTCCGTGAACTACAACTCCGTGTGGACCTCGATCTTCGAGCCGGTGTCGACGTTCGGGTTCCTGGAGCGCTACGGCAAGCTCTCCCCGCTCACCAAGCGGCACGACCTCCCGTACCACGTCATCGGCTCCGACCTGGCCGGCGTGGTCCTGCGCACCGGGCCCGGTGTCAACGCCTGGGGCCCCGGTGACGAGGTCGTCGCGCACTGCCTGTCCGTCGAGCTGGAGTCCTCCGACGGCCACAACGACACCATGCTCGACCCCGAGCAGCGGATCTGGGGCTTCGAGACCAACTTCGGCGGCCTGGCCGAGATCGCACTGGTCAAGTCCAACCAGCTGATGCCCAAGCCCCAGCACCTGAGCTGGGAGGAGGCGGCGTCGCCCGGCCTGGTCAACTCGACCGCCTACCGCCAGCTCGTCTCGCAGAACGGCGCCGGCATGAAGCAGGGCGACAACGTCCTGATCTGGGGCGCGAGCGGCGGGCTCGGCTCGTACGCCACCCAGTTCGCGCTGGCCGGCGGCGCCAACCCGATCTGCGTGGTCTCCTCCGACCAGAAGGCGGAGATCTGCCGGAAGATGGGCGCCGAGGCGATCATCGACCGCAACGCCGAGGGCTACAAGTTCTGGAAGGACGAGCACAACCAGGACCCCAAGGAGTGGAAGCGCTTCGGCAAGCGCATCCGCGAGCTGACCGGCGGCGAGGACGTGGACATCGTCTTCGAGCACCCCGGCCGGGAGACCTTCGGCGCGTCCGTGTACGTCACGCGCAAGGGCGGCACCATCGTCACCTGCGCCTCGACCTCCGGCTACAACCACCAGTACGACAACCGCTACCTGTGGATGTCGCTGAAGCGGATCGTCGGCTCGCACTTCGCCAACTACCGCGAGGCGTGGGAGGCCAACCGCCTGATCTCCAAGGGCAAGATCCACCCGACGCTGTCGAAGACGTACAGCCTCGAGGAGACCGGACAGGCGGCGTACGACGTGCACCGCAACCTCCACCAGGGCAAGGTCGGCGTGCTGGCACTGGCCCCCGAGGAGGGCATGGGCGTGCGCGACGAAGAAATGCGCGCCAAGCACCTCGACGCCATCAACCGGTTCCGGAACGTCTGAGGCGACTCGGACCTCCGGACCAGGAAGATACGGGCCTGATATGACTGAGCGTCAGAAGGATCGTCCGTGGCTGATGCGGACCTACGCCGGCCACTCCACCGCCGAGGCGTCCAACGAGCTGTACCGGCGTAATCTCGCCAAGGGCCAGACGGGCCTGTCGGTCGCGTTCGACCTCCCGACGCAGACCGGTTACGACCCCGACCACATCCTCGCCCGCGGCGAGGTCGGCCGGGTCGGGGTCCCGGTGTCCCACCTCGGCGACATGCGACGGCTGTTCCAGGACATACCCCTGGACCAGATGAACACCTCGATGACCATCAACGCGACGGCCATGTGGCTGCTGGCGCTGTACGAGGTGGTCGCCGAGGAGCAGGGCGCCGACGTCTCCAAGCTGTCGGGGACGACGCAGAACGACATCGTCAAGGAGTACCTCTCGCGCGGGACGCACGTCTTCCCGCCGGGGCCCTCCCTGCGGCTGACCACCGACATGATCACGTACACGGTGGCGCACATCCCCAAGTGGAACCCGATCAACATCTGCAGCTACCACCTGCAGGAGGCGGGTGCCACCCCGGTCCAGGAGATCGCCTACGCCATGTCCACCGCCATCGCGGTGCTCGACGCGGTGCGGGACTCCGGACAGGTGCCGGCGGAGAAGTTCGGCGATGTCGTGGCCCGTATCTCGTTCTTCGTGAACGCCGGCGTCCGCTTCGTCGAGGAGATGTGCAAGATGCGCGCCTTCGGCCGCATCTGGGACAAGATCACCCGTGAGCGCTACGGCATCGAGAACGAGAAGCAGCGCCGGTTCCGCTACGGCGTCCAGGTCAACTCGCTCGGCCTGACCGAGGCGCAGCCGGAGAACAACGTCCAGCGGATCGTCCTGGAGATGCTGGCCGTCACGCTCTCCAAGGACGCCCGCGCCCGCGCCGTGCAGCTCCCCGCCTGGAACGAGGCGCTGGGGCTGCCGCGGCCCTGGGACCAGCAGTGGTCGCTGCGCATCCAGCAGGTGCTGGCGCACGAGAGCGATCTGCTGGAGTACGAGGACATCTTCGCCGGTTCGCACGTCATCGAGGCCAAGGTGGAGGCCCTGGTCACCGACTGCCTCGCCGAGATCGAGCGGATCCAGGAGATGGGCGGCGCGATGGCCGCGGTGGAGTCCGGCTACCTCAAGTCGCAGCTGGTCACCGCGCACGCCGAGCGGCGGGCCCGGATCGAGGCCGGCGACGAGAAGATCGTCGGCGTCAACTGCTTCGAGGGCACCGAGCCCAACCCGCTCACCGCGGACCTCGACACCGCCATCATGACCGTCGACCCGGCCAACGAGGCACGGGTGGTCCAGGCGCTGCACGACTGGCGGGACAACCGCGACGAGGGGCGCGCCCAGGAGGCGCTGTCGGTCCTGAAGAAGACCGCGGCCGGTGACGGCAACCTCTTCGCCGCCACCGTGGAGTGCGCACGCGCCGGTGTGACGACCGGCGAGTGGGCCTGGGCGCTGCGGGACGTCTTCGGCGAGTTCCGCGCCCCCACGGGCGTCTCCAGCGCCCCGCTGGCGGTCGCCGCCGAGGAGGGCAGCCCGCTCGCCGCGGTCCGCGAGAAGGTCGCCAAGACCGCCGCCGAACTCGGCAGCGGGAAGCTGCGGCTGCTGGTCGGCAAGCCCGGCCTGGACGGCCACAGCAACGGCGCCGAGCAGATCGCCGTACGGGCCCGGGACGCCGGCTTCGAGGTGATCTACCAGGGCATCCGGCTGACCCCGGAGCAGATCGTCTCGGCCGCGGTCGCCGAGGACGTGCACTGCGTGGGCCTGTCGATCCTGTCCGGCTCGCACGCCGAGCTGGTGCCGGACGTACTGGCCCGGCTGCGGCGCACCGGCGTCGACACCACTCCCGGGCCGGGCGGCCCTCCCATACCGGTCATCGTCGGCGGCATCATTCCCTCCGCCGATGCGACCGCGCTCCGGGAAGCCGGAGTGGCGGCCGTGTTCACCCCTAAGGACTTCGGTATTACGGAGATCATCGGCCGTATCGTCGACGAGATCCGGAAAGCGAACCAGCTCGACCCCCTGGAGGTCCCCGCATGACAGCGCCCGTCAACCGGCTGCGGCCCCGCCGCTCGTGTCTCGCGGTCCCCGGCAGCAACCCGCGCTTCCTGGAGAAGGCCCAGGGCCTCCCCGCCGACCAGGTCTTCCTGGACCTGGAGGACGCCTGCGCGCCGCTCGCCAAGGAGGGCGCCCGGCACCACATCGTCGAGGCGCTGAACGGCGGCGACTGGGCCGGCAAGACCCGGGTCGTGCGGGTCAACGACTGGACGACGCACTGGACGTACCGGGACGTCATCACGGTCGTCGAGGGCGCGGGCCCCAACCTCGACTGCATCATGCTGCCGAAGGTCCAGGACGCCCAGCAGATCGTGGCGCTGGACCTGCTGCTGACGCAGATCGAGAAGACCATGGGCTTCGAGGTCGGCAGGATCGGCATCGAGGCGCAGATCGAGAACGCCAAGGGCCTGGTGAACGTCGACGAGATCGCCGGCGCCTCGCCGCGCCTGGAGACCATCATCTTCGGCCCGGCCGACTTCATGGCCTCCATCAACATGAAGTCCCTGGTGGTCGGCGAGCAGCCGCCCGGTTATGGGGCGGATGCCTATCACTACATTCTGATGCGCATTCTGATGGCGGCGCGCACCTACGATCTGCAGGCGATCGACGGCCCGTACCTTCAGATCAAGAACGTTGACGGGTATCGCGAGGTCGCCGGCCGCGCCGCCGCCCTCGGCTTCGACGGCAAGTGGGTGCTGCACCCGGGTCAGGTCGAGGCCGCCAACGAGGTGTTCTCCCCCTCCCAGGAGGACTACGACCACGCCGAGCTGATCCTGGACGCCTACGAGTGGCACACCTCGGAGGCGGGCGGAGCCAAGGGTTCCGCGATGCTCGGCGACGAGATGATCGACGAGGCGAGCCGGAAGATGGCGCTGGTCATCGCCGGCAAGGGCCGGGCCGCCGGCATGACCCGCACGTCCAAGTTCGAGGCCCCGGAGGCATAAGCACCATGCAGTTCGGCCGTACCTATGAAGAGTTCACCGTCGGCGATGTGTACAAGCACTGGCCCGGGAAGACCGTCACCGAATACGACGACCACCTCTTCTGCCTGCTCACCATGAACCATCACCCGCTGCACATGGACAGCAACTACGCGGAGCGGACCACCGATTTCGGGAAGAACGTCGTCGTCGGGAACTACATCTACTCGCTGCTGCTGGGCATGTCGGTGCCCGACGTCTCCGGAAAGGCCATCGCCAATCTGGAGATCGAGTCACTGAAGCACGTGGCGCCCACCTTCCACGGCGACACGATCTACGGCGAGACGACCGTGCTCGACAAGACGCCCTCCCGCTCCAAGACGGACCGCGGAATCGTGTACGTCGAGACCAAGGGCTACAAGCAGGACGGCACCCTGGTCTGCGTCTTCCGGCGCAAGGTCATGGTCCCCACGGCCACCTACATCAAGGAGCGCGGCGGCGAGCAGCCCGGCCGCCCGGAGCTGCAGGCCCCTCCGGCCAAGAAGGAGAAGTAGCCATGACCCGTCTCGCGCAGACCGAGGGCCTGACCGACATCCAGCGGGAAATCCTCTCCACCGTCCGCGACTTCGTGGACAAGGAGATCCTGCCGGTCGCCACGGAACTGGAGCACCGCGACGAGTACCCGTCGCAGATCGTCGAGGGCCTGAAGGAACTCGGCGTGTTCGGCCTGATGATCCCCGAGGAGTACGGCGGGCTGGGCGAGTCCCTGCTCACGTACGCGCTGACGGTCGAGGAGATCGCCCGCGGCTGGATGAGCGTCTCGGGCATCATCAACACCCACTTCATCGTGGCCTACATGCTCAAGCAGCACGGCACGCAGGAGCAGAAGGACTACTTCCTGCCGAAGATGGCGGCCGGTGAGATCCGCGGCGCCTTCTCGATGTCGGAGCCGGCGCTGGGGTCCGATGTTTCGGCCATTTCCTCCAAGGGCGTGCGGGACGGTGACGATTACGTCCTCAACGGCCAGAAGATGTGGCTCACCAACGGCGGTTCGTCCACGCTCGTCGCGGTCCTGTGCCGTACGGACGAGGGCCACCCGGAGGGCACCGCTCCGCACAAGTCGATGACGACCTTCCTCGTGGAGAAGGAAGCCGGCTTCGGCGAGGTGCGGCCCGGCCTGACCATTCCGGGCAAGATCGACAAGATGGGCTACAAGGGCGTCGACACCACCGAGCTGATCATGGACGGGCTGCGGATCCCGGCCGATCGGGTGCTCGGCGGCGAGACCGGACGTGGCTTCTATCACATGATGGACGGCGTCGAGGTCGGCCGGGTCAATGTGGCGGCCCGCGGCTGCGGTGTCGCCCAGCGCGCCTTCGAGCTGGGCGTTTCGTACGCACAGCAGCGACACACCTTCGGCAAGCCGATCGCGCAGCACCAGGCCATCCAGTTCAAATTGGCGGAAATGGCGACAAAGGTCGAAGCCGCGCATGCGATGATGGTTAATGCCGCTCGCAAAAAGGACTCGGGCCAGCGAAACGACCTCGAGGCGGGCATGGCGAAGTACCTGGCCTCCGAGTACTGCAAGGAGGTAGTGGAAGACGCTTTCCGCATCCACGGTGGCTACGGCTTCTCCAAGGAGTACGAGATCGAGCGGCTCTACCGCGAGGCCCCGATGCTCCTGATCGGCGAAGGCACCGCCGAGATCCAGAAAATGATCATTGGGCGACGGCTACTCGAGGAGTACCGGATCCAGGGGTGAACATCCCGTTTGCGCCACTTTGGCCTAGACGAAGATCACACCCCGTCATCGTTCTTCGGCCACGGATTGGCTCTGGCTCTTGGCCAGTTGCCGCTCGTAACCGATAGCATCCATGGAAAGCCGCCGTCCCCCGTATCCATACGCGGCATCCTCCGCTACGAAGGTCATCCATGCCCCACAGCCAATCCTCTGCACCACGCGGTCGCGTCCGCCTCGCGCGCGGAGCGTCGCCGTGGCTCCTGCCGACCGTTGCCACGGCAGCGGTCAGCCTCGCCCGGTCCCGCCGGTCGGGTCGCTGGGCCGCCGTTGCCGTGCCCACCACCGCACTGGCGGCGGGCATGCTGTGGTTCTTCCGCGACCCCGAGCGGGAGATCGCTCAGGGGCGGGTCATCTCTCCGGCCGACGGCGTGGTGCAGAGCATCATGCCGTGGAAGGACGGGCGCACCCGCGTCGCGATCTTCATGAGCCCGCTGAACGTCCACGTCAACCGCGCGCCGCTGGCCGGCACGGTGACGTCCGTGGAGCACATCCCCGGCGGGTTCGTCCCGGCGTTCAACAAGGAGAGCGAGAACAACGAGCGGGTGGTCTGGCACTTCGACACCGAGCTCGGCGACATCGAGATGGTGCAGATCGCCGGCGCGGTGGCCCGCCGTGTCGTCCCCTACGTGCCCCAGGGCACCAAGGTGGAGCAGGGTGAACGGATCGGGCTGATCCGGTTCGGCTCGCGGGTCGACGTCTACCTCCCGGAGGGCGTCGAGGCCGCGGTCGAGGTCGGCCAGGCCACCACCGCGGGGGTGACTCGTCTTGACCGTGATTGATCCCGAGACACAGGCGGGCTGGGCGCCCGAGACCGACGAGCACGAGGACGACATGCCGCTGTCCACGCGGCTGTCAATAGCGGACACCCTCACCCTCGGCAACGCGATCTGCGGGTTCATGGCCGTGTACTTCACGACCACCGGGGTCCTCATCCCGCACCTGACGGGCAACGAGGACGGCGGGATGGCCCGGCACAGCGCGGCGATGGCCGTGATCCTGATGCTGTTCGCGTCGGTCTTCGACCTCTTCGACGGGTTGGTGGCGCGCAAGCTGCGGGCCTCGGCGATGGGGGCCGAGCTCGACAACCTCTCCGACCTGATCAGCTTCGGCCTGGCGCCCGCGTACTTCGTCGTGACCTGGGGCATGGTCGCCCAGGACGCGAACCAGCGGGTGTCCGTGGTCGCGGCCGTCGTGGTGCTGCTGGCGGTGGTGCTCCGGCTCGCACGGTTCTCCTGCGTCCCGATGCGCGACGGCATGTTCCAGGGCATGCCGGGCCCGTTCGGCGCCCTGACGGTCGTCGCCATCGTGCTGCTGGAGCTGCCGTTCGTGCCGACGCTGCTGGCGATCATCGGGGTGGCCTGGCTGATGGTGAGCCGGGTCGAGTACCCCAAGCCCCGCGGCCGTCTCGCGGTGGCGATGCTCGGCTGGATCGTGCTCAGCATGGGCATGCTCACGGCCTGGGCGCTGGACGCCCCCGGCGGCCAGCTGCTGCTGCAGACCGGCTGCGCCTTGCAGGTGGTCATGGGCGCGATGATCCCGCTGTTCGCGACGGCCCGGAGGGTCAACACCTTCCGCGACAACCGCCGCGAGTCGCGGGCGGAGTCCCGCGCCGCACAGCTTCCCTAGCGGACATCGAACAACGCCGCGGGCCCCGAGCGAATTCTTTCGCTCGGGGCCCGCGGCGTTGTGGTGGGTGCGGCCCGCCGGGGGGCCGCACCGGGCCTCAGACCAGGAAGTCCCGCGCCAGCCGCTCCGCCGCCCGCTCCAGCAGCGGGCCGGCCTCGGCCATACAGCGCGCCGGGTCGGGCTCCAGGTCCGTCAGGGCGTAGGCCCGCCGGATGCCGGCCGCGCCGAGCGCCTCCTGCGGCAGCTGGAGGCGGCCGCAGACCGCGGCCACGTCCAGGCCCGCCGCCCGGGCCGCGGCGGCGACCCCGGCCGGCGCCTTGCCGTGCAGCGTCTGGGTGTCGAGCGAGCCCTCACCGGTGATGACGAAGGTGGCCTTCGCCAGCGCCGGGGCGAAGCCCAGGACGTCGAGCATCACGTCGATGCCCGGCCGGAACGTCGCGCCCAGGCCGACCAGCGCGCCGTAGCCGACCCCGCCCGCGGCGCCCGCGCCGGGCGCCAGGGCACCTTCCGCGGCCCTAGGGCCCACCGCGTGCCCCAGCACCTCGGCGTAGTGCGCCAGTGCGGCGTCGAGCGTGGCCACGTCCTCCTCGGTCGCGCCCTTCTGCGGGCCGTAGACCGCCGGGGCGCCCTTCGGGCCCGTGAGCGGGTTGTCGACGTCGCTGGCGAGCACGATCGTGGTCTTCGCGAGCCGGGGGTCCAGCCCCGACAGATCGGCCGTGGCGAGATCGCGCAGCGGGCCGCCGCCGGGGGCGACCGGCTCGCCGTCCGCGTCCAGGAACCGGGCGCCCAGCG
This portion of the Streptomyces caniferus genome encodes:
- a CDS encoding TetR family transcriptional regulator, giving the protein MSQPARTPPSDTTDTATPGTRRAAAQRLKMRRELSAAAMELFATKGYEATTVDEIAAAAGVARRTFFRHFRSKEEAIFPDHDDTLVRAEAVLDAAPPHENPLDTVCRGIKEVMRMYAASPAVSVARYRLTREVPTLREAEIASVARYERLFTRYLLGHFDEGAHREGDDDPLLAEVAASAVVTAHNHVLRRWLRADAQGDVEAQLDHAFEIVRETFGAGIGAGRTGSGENPPAAVSREGEVLVAVARTDAPLDEVMRTIRKAIKEHK
- the ccrA gene encoding crotonyl-CoA carboxylase/reductase, with the translated sequence MNEILDAILAPDTTSADFAGLTLPESYRAVTVHKDEAEMFAGLESKEKDPRKSLHVDDVPVPELGPGEALVAVMASSVNYNSVWTSIFEPVSTFGFLERYGKLSPLTKRHDLPYHVIGSDLAGVVLRTGPGVNAWGPGDEVVAHCLSVELESSDGHNDTMLDPEQRIWGFETNFGGLAEIALVKSNQLMPKPQHLSWEEAASPGLVNSTAYRQLVSQNGAGMKQGDNVLIWGASGGLGSYATQFALAGGANPICVVSSDQKAEICRKMGAEAIIDRNAEGYKFWKDEHNQDPKEWKRFGKRIRELTGGEDVDIVFEHPGRETFGASVYVTRKGGTIVTCASTSGYNHQYDNRYLWMSLKRIVGSHFANYREAWEANRLISKGKIHPTLSKTYSLEETGQAAYDVHRNLHQGKVGVLALAPEEGMGVRDEEMRAKHLDAINRFRNV
- a CDS encoding methylmalonyl-CoA mutase family protein — protein: MTERQKDRPWLMRTYAGHSTAEASNELYRRNLAKGQTGLSVAFDLPTQTGYDPDHILARGEVGRVGVPVSHLGDMRRLFQDIPLDQMNTSMTINATAMWLLALYEVVAEEQGADVSKLSGTTQNDIVKEYLSRGTHVFPPGPSLRLTTDMITYTVAHIPKWNPINICSYHLQEAGATPVQEIAYAMSTAIAVLDAVRDSGQVPAEKFGDVVARISFFVNAGVRFVEEMCKMRAFGRIWDKITRERYGIENEKQRRFRYGVQVNSLGLTEAQPENNVQRIVLEMLAVTLSKDARARAVQLPAWNEALGLPRPWDQQWSLRIQQVLAHESDLLEYEDIFAGSHVIEAKVEALVTDCLAEIERIQEMGGAMAAVESGYLKSQLVTAHAERRARIEAGDEKIVGVNCFEGTEPNPLTADLDTAIMTVDPANEARVVQALHDWRDNRDEGRAQEALSVLKKTAAGDGNLFAATVECARAGVTTGEWAWALRDVFGEFRAPTGVSSAPLAVAAEEGSPLAAVREKVAKTAAELGSGKLRLLVGKPGLDGHSNGAEQIAVRARDAGFEVIYQGIRLTPEQIVSAAVAEDVHCVGLSILSGSHAELVPDVLARLRRTGVDTTPGPGGPPIPVIVGGIIPSADATALREAGVAAVFTPKDFGITEIIGRIVDEIRKANQLDPLEVPA
- a CDS encoding HpcH/HpaI aldolase/citrate lyase family protein; the encoded protein is MTAPVNRLRPRRSCLAVPGSNPRFLEKAQGLPADQVFLDLEDACAPLAKEGARHHIVEALNGGDWAGKTRVVRVNDWTTHWTYRDVITVVEGAGPNLDCIMLPKVQDAQQIVALDLLLTQIEKTMGFEVGRIGIEAQIENAKGLVNVDEIAGASPRLETIIFGPADFMASINMKSLVVGEQPPGYGADAYHYILMRILMAARTYDLQAIDGPYLQIKNVDGYREVAGRAAALGFDGKWVLHPGQVEAANEVFSPSQEDYDHAELILDAYEWHTSEAGGAKGSAMLGDEMIDEASRKMALVIAGKGRAAGMTRTSKFEAPEA
- a CDS encoding MaoC family dehydratase, translated to MQFGRTYEEFTVGDVYKHWPGKTVTEYDDHLFCLLTMNHHPLHMDSNYAERTTDFGKNVVVGNYIYSLLLGMSVPDVSGKAIANLEIESLKHVAPTFHGDTIYGETTVLDKTPSRSKTDRGIVYVETKGYKQDGTLVCVFRRKVMVPTATYIKERGGEQPGRPELQAPPAKKEK
- a CDS encoding acyl-CoA dehydrogenase family protein, which gives rise to MTRLAQTEGLTDIQREILSTVRDFVDKEILPVATELEHRDEYPSQIVEGLKELGVFGLMIPEEYGGLGESLLTYALTVEEIARGWMSVSGIINTHFIVAYMLKQHGTQEQKDYFLPKMAAGEIRGAFSMSEPALGSDVSAISSKGVRDGDDYVLNGQKMWLTNGGSSTLVAVLCRTDEGHPEGTAPHKSMTTFLVEKEAGFGEVRPGLTIPGKIDKMGYKGVDTTELIMDGLRIPADRVLGGETGRGFYHMMDGVEVGRVNVAARGCGVAQRAFELGVSYAQQRHTFGKPIAQHQAIQFKLAEMATKVEAAHAMMVNAARKKDSGQRNDLEAGMAKYLASEYCKEVVEDAFRIHGGYGFSKEYEIERLYREAPMLLIGEGTAEIQKMIIGRRLLEEYRIQG
- a CDS encoding phosphatidylserine decarboxylase, encoding MPHSQSSAPRGRVRLARGASPWLLPTVATAAVSLARSRRSGRWAAVAVPTTALAAGMLWFFRDPEREIAQGRVISPADGVVQSIMPWKDGRTRVAIFMSPLNVHVNRAPLAGTVTSVEHIPGGFVPAFNKESENNERVVWHFDTELGDIEMVQIAGAVARRVVPYVPQGTKVEQGERIGLIRFGSRVDVYLPEGVEAAVEVGQATTAGVTRLDRD
- the pssA gene encoding CDP-diacylglycerol--serine O-phosphatidyltransferase, coding for MTVIDPETQAGWAPETDEHEDDMPLSTRLSIADTLTLGNAICGFMAVYFTTTGVLIPHLTGNEDGGMARHSAAMAVILMLFASVFDLFDGLVARKLRASAMGAELDNLSDLISFGLAPAYFVVTWGMVAQDANQRVSVVAAVVVLLAVVLRLARFSCVPMRDGMFQGMPGPFGALTVVAIVLLELPFVPTLLAIIGVAWLMVSRVEYPKPRGRLAVAMLGWIVLSMGMLTAWALDAPGGQLLLQTGCALQVVMGAMIPLFATARRVNTFRDNRRESRAESRAAQLP
- a CDS encoding glycerate kinase; translation: MLIAADKFKGSLTAVEVAEHVTAGLRRVVPGLDVAAVPVADGGDGTVAAALAAGFTRHEARVTGPTGMPVTATFALREGAPSAVAGGGTAVVEMAEASGLQHLPAGVFAPLTATTYGTGELLLAALDAGATSIVFGVGGSATTDGGAGMLAALGARFLDADGEPVAPGGGPLRDLATADLSGLDPRLAKTTIVLASDVDNPLTGPKGAPAVYGPQKGATEEDVATLDAALAHYAEVLGHAVGPRAAEGALAPGAGAAGGVGYGALVGLGATFRPGIDVMLDVLGFAPALAKATFVITGEGSLDTQTLHGKAPAGVAAAARAAGLDVAAVCGRLQLPQEALGAAGIRRAYALTDLEPDPARCMAEAGPLLERAAERLARDFLV